In Gracilimonas sp., a single window of DNA contains:
- the mutS gene encoding DNA mismatch repair protein MutS encodes MSAKKQTPLMRQYFQIKDEHPGTILLFRVGDFYETFADDAQLVSKELGITLTKRNNGGDQTPLAGFPYHALDNYLPKLVKKGYKVAVCDQTEDPDEAKKAGRKIVNREVTEITTPGVTMSEKLLDHKRNNYIASLHWDGSKIGVAFSDISTGEFALSHVDEKNLGSLLAAIQPSEILIQQKLKNKLDEKLTHHNITFIEDWVYEGDYGYKLLTDHFETHSLKGFGVENLKTAHVSAGALMHYMQETQKAYLRHLRRLYAYESNEFMSLDAATKRNLELTASIQEGGTEGTLISILDDTCTAMGGRLLRRWIMRPLKRLKPIQERLNAVEKLNELHDIRSTLREELEQVGDMERLISRICVGRTNARDVVQLKLSLAQIPRLKSQFSGIEDPLLQDILNRLKLLIEVQERINKALKEDPPASLRDGNMIREGFNDELDELRDVAKNGKKYIAQIKDELAKKHNISSLKIGYNKVFGYYIEVTNTHKDKVPDSFIRKQTLVNSERYITPELKEVEEKVLSAEERSKTLEYELFEELRLYVADFADDIQQVAQAIGELDCLQGFAEIAFRNNYAKPEVGDHEEIDIKKGRHPVVEKSLPMGEPFIPNDIKLDNEEQQILIITGPNMAGKSIILRQTGLIVLLAQVGSFVPAESANIGLVDKIFTRVGASDNLAAGESTFLVEMNEAANILNNATPRSLILLDEVGRGTSTFDGLSIAWSLAEYLHNHAPVAAKTLFATHYHELNELEQMYERTKNFNVQVKEHNGKVVFLRKLVPGGADHSYGIQVADMAGLPQVVIERAKEILKNLESHSLDITNKNGTIEKEVSKKKEASKKLAEKIDKQPETSQMSMFQTHVDPRFETVLNKLEATDPNRMTPIEALMLLTELKRLVD; translated from the coding sequence ATGAGTGCTAAAAAACAAACTCCGCTAATGCGGCAGTATTTCCAAATTAAAGACGAACACCCCGGTACTATTTTATTGTTTCGGGTGGGTGATTTTTATGAGACTTTTGCCGATGATGCTCAACTGGTGAGCAAGGAATTAGGAATCACCCTCACCAAAAGAAACAATGGTGGCGACCAAACCCCATTGGCCGGCTTTCCCTATCACGCACTTGATAATTATCTTCCCAAACTGGTTAAAAAAGGCTATAAAGTGGCTGTGTGTGATCAAACTGAAGATCCGGATGAAGCAAAAAAGGCCGGGCGTAAAATTGTAAATCGTGAGGTTACTGAAATCACCACACCCGGTGTAACCATGTCGGAAAAATTATTGGATCATAAACGCAATAATTACATTGCTTCCCTTCATTGGGATGGGTCTAAAATCGGCGTTGCGTTCTCAGATATTTCTACCGGTGAGTTTGCTCTCAGTCATGTAGATGAAAAAAACCTTGGCAGTTTGCTCGCCGCTATTCAACCTTCTGAAATATTGATTCAGCAAAAGCTCAAGAATAAACTGGATGAAAAACTCACTCATCATAATATTACCTTTATTGAAGATTGGGTATATGAAGGTGACTATGGTTATAAACTACTTACCGATCATTTTGAAACCCACTCGTTAAAAGGCTTTGGAGTGGAGAATCTTAAAACCGCTCACGTTTCTGCAGGTGCTTTGATGCATTATATGCAGGAAACCCAAAAGGCTTATTTACGTCACCTCCGCCGCCTTTATGCTTATGAAAGTAATGAATTTATGTCGCTGGATGCCGCTACAAAGCGTAATCTGGAACTCACTGCCAGTATACAGGAAGGAGGAACAGAGGGTACACTGATTTCGATTTTAGACGACACATGCACCGCTATGGGTGGGCGACTGCTCCGGCGCTGGATTATGCGTCCACTTAAAAGACTTAAACCTATTCAGGAGCGCCTGAATGCTGTTGAAAAGCTGAATGAATTACATGATATCAGAAGTACATTGCGTGAGGAGCTCGAACAAGTAGGCGATATGGAACGCTTGATTTCACGCATTTGTGTCGGGAGAACCAATGCCCGGGATGTTGTTCAACTGAAATTGTCTCTTGCACAAATCCCGAGGCTGAAAAGTCAATTTTCAGGAATTGAAGATCCGTTGTTGCAGGACATCCTGAACCGCTTAAAATTGTTGATCGAAGTACAAGAACGAATTAATAAAGCACTAAAGGAAGATCCTCCGGCAAGCCTGAGAGACGGAAATATGATCCGGGAAGGATTTAATGATGAACTTGACGAGCTTCGGGATGTAGCAAAAAACGGGAAGAAATACATCGCCCAGATCAAAGATGAGCTTGCCAAAAAACACAATATTTCGTCATTAAAGATTGGCTACAATAAGGTGTTTGGATATTATATAGAAGTCACCAATACCCATAAAGACAAAGTACCTGACTCATTCATCCGAAAACAAACGCTGGTAAACTCAGAGCGGTATATTACTCCGGAGCTGAAAGAAGTCGAAGAAAAGGTATTATCAGCTGAAGAACGCAGTAAAACTCTTGAATATGAGCTGTTTGAGGAATTGCGTTTATATGTAGCCGATTTTGCAGACGATATCCAGCAGGTTGCTCAAGCTATTGGAGAACTGGATTGCCTTCAGGGTTTTGCGGAAATTGCTTTTCGAAATAATTACGCCAAGCCGGAAGTGGGTGATCACGAAGAAATCGATATCAAAAAAGGCCGTCATCCCGTAGTGGAAAAGTCTCTCCCCATGGGTGAGCCCTTCATTCCTAATGACATCAAGCTGGATAATGAAGAGCAACAGATTTTAATTATTACCGGGCCGAATATGGCAGGTAAAAGTATCATATTGCGGCAAACGGGACTAATTGTATTGCTTGCACAAGTGGGAAGTTTTGTACCCGCCGAATCAGCTAACATTGGGTTGGTTGATAAAATATTCACTCGTGTTGGAGCTTCTGATAACCTGGCAGCCGGCGAAAGTACCTTTTTGGTTGAAATGAATGAAGCTGCCAATATTTTAAACAATGCCACCCCCCGGTCACTTATTTTATTGGATGAAGTCGGTCGCGGCACCAGCACTTTTGATGGACTCAGCATCGCCTGGTCGTTGGCAGAGTATCTTCACAATCACGCTCCGGTAGCTGCCAAAACCTTGTTTGCCACCCACTATCACGAGTTGAATGAGCTGGAGCAGATGTATGAGCGCACCAAAAATTTCAATGTTCAGGTGAAGGAACACAACGGCAAGGTTGTTTTCCTGAGAAAATTAGTTCCGGGCGGAGCCGATCACAGTTATGGCATTCAAGTGGCAGATATGGCCGGACTTCCGCAAGTGGTGATTGAACGGGCCAAAGAAATTCTAAAAAACCTGGAGAGCCACAGCCTCGATATCACTAATAAAAATGGAACCATCGAGAAAGAAGTTTCCAAGAAAAAAGAAGCGTCTAAAAAGCTTGCTGAAAAAATCGATAAACAGCCGGAGACCAGTCAGATGTCGATGTTCCAAACCCATGTGGACCCCCGATTTGAGACTGTACTGAATAAGCTGGAAGCTACCGACCCCAACAGAATGACCCCGATTGAGGCCCTGATGTTACTTACGGAATTAAAAAGATTGGTAGATTAA
- the era gene encoding GTPase Era — protein MTESKPHKSGYVAIIGKPNAGKSTLMNYILGSKISITTHKAQTTRHQIVGIFSDEDTQIVFLDTPGVISPKYELQKAMMKTVERARSDADLILFIHDPTDKHPADDVIELIRSINKPIYLVVNKMDVADQEKAKRSVAEIKDKMKIRSVHYVSATAGTGVPELMEEIRVGLLPGPPFYPKEDLSEHPVRFFVSELIREQIFLQFHQEIPYSCTVEVVSYDADVDIDRIHADIIVNQKSQKGMLIGKGGTAIKELGIKARESIEEFIGKQVYLELHVKVREKWREKEGWVRNLGYGK, from the coding sequence ATGACTGAAAGTAAACCTCACAAATCCGGATACGTTGCCATCATTGGAAAACCCAATGCGGGGAAATCCACGCTGATGAATTATATCCTGGGTTCCAAGATCTCCATCACCACGCATAAAGCGCAAACCACCCGGCATCAGATTGTGGGGATTTTTTCGGATGAGGATACACAGATCGTTTTTTTGGATACGCCGGGAGTTATCTCACCAAAGTATGAACTGCAGAAAGCCATGATGAAAACGGTGGAACGCGCCCGTTCTGATGCCGACCTCATCCTTTTCATTCATGATCCCACTGATAAACACCCCGCTGATGATGTTATCGAACTCATCCGATCCATTAATAAGCCAATCTACCTGGTGGTCAATAAAATGGATGTGGCCGATCAGGAAAAAGCGAAACGATCGGTTGCTGAAATTAAGGATAAAATGAAGATCCGATCGGTACATTACGTATCAGCGACAGCAGGAACAGGCGTGCCGGAACTGATGGAAGAAATTCGCGTCGGATTGTTACCCGGGCCTCCCTTCTATCCCAAAGAAGATCTCAGTGAACATCCGGTTCGGTTTTTTGTTTCTGAATTGATCCGTGAGCAGATATTCCTGCAGTTTCATCAAGAGATACCTTACTCCTGCACTGTTGAAGTGGTTTCCTATGATGCCGATGTGGACATCGACCGTATTCATGCCGACATCATTGTAAACCAAAAATCCCAAAAAGGTATGCTAATCGGAAAAGGAGGAACAGCTATTAAAGAGCTGGGGATCAAAGCCCGGGAATCTATTGAAGAATTCATAGGCAAGCAGGTGTACCTGGAGCTGCACGTGAAAGTCCGGGAGAAATGGAGAGAAAAAGAAGGCTGGGTTCGGAATTTGGGCTATGGGAAGTAG
- a CDS encoding O-acetylhomoserine aminocarboxypropyltransferase/cysteine synthase family protein, translated as MSNEKEKRDLKFETLQLHAGQEPDSATGSRAVPIYQTTSYNFDNTEHAANLFALREFGNIYTRIMNPTNDVFEKRLAALEGGVAAVATASGQAAQFLAITNLAQAGDNIVSTQNLYGGTYNQFKVSLPRLGIDVNFAEEDTVEAFEKHIDENTKAIYVESIGNPRGNVADFEGLSALGEKYGIALVVDNTFGAGGALVQPLKHGANVVTASATKWIGGHGTSIGGVIVDGGNFNWGNGKYPGFSEPSPSYHGLNFWEVFGEDGPFGNIAFAIRARVEGLRDFGPSQSPFNSFLLLQGLETLSLRIERHNENALKLANWLKDHDAIEWINFTGLPEHDYHERAKKYLKKGHFGSTFTFGVKGGYDAAREFIENVEVSSHLANVGDAKTLVIHPASTTHQQLTESEQQASGVKGDLVRVSVGIEHIDDIIEDFEKAFAKIKVTA; from the coding sequence ATGAGCAACGAAAAAGAAAAACGAGACTTAAAATTTGAAACCCTGCAGCTTCATGCAGGACAGGAACCTGATTCCGCAACCGGATCACGGGCGGTTCCCATCTACCAAACCACTTCTTATAATTTTGATAATACCGAACACGCCGCCAACCTCTTTGCCCTGCGTGAATTTGGGAACATCTACACCCGGATCATGAATCCCACTAACGATGTTTTCGAAAAACGTCTTGCTGCACTTGAAGGTGGAGTTGCAGCGGTAGCTACAGCTTCAGGTCAGGCAGCGCAATTTTTGGCCATTACCAACTTGGCTCAAGCCGGAGATAACATCGTTTCTACTCAAAACCTCTATGGAGGAACCTACAATCAGTTCAAAGTTTCATTACCCCGATTGGGCATTGATGTCAACTTTGCTGAAGAAGACACCGTGGAAGCCTTCGAAAAGCATATAGATGAAAACACCAAGGCCATTTATGTGGAATCCATCGGAAATCCGCGGGGTAATGTTGCTGATTTTGAAGGTCTCTCTGCATTGGGTGAAAAATACGGTATCGCCCTTGTAGTAGATAACACCTTCGGAGCCGGCGGGGCTTTAGTTCAACCCCTGAAACATGGCGCAAATGTAGTAACCGCATCGGCCACCAAATGGATTGGCGGGCACGGAACATCAATTGGAGGAGTGATTGTAGACGGCGGAAATTTCAATTGGGGCAATGGAAAGTATCCCGGTTTCAGTGAACCTTCTCCTTCTTATCACGGACTGAATTTCTGGGAAGTATTCGGAGAAGACGGGCCGTTTGGAAACATTGCTTTTGCCATTCGTGCACGGGTTGAAGGGCTGCGTGATTTCGGCCCCTCACAATCCCCATTTAACAGTTTCCTGTTATTGCAAGGATTGGAGACACTCTCTCTCAGGATTGAACGCCACAATGAAAATGCCCTTAAATTAGCTAACTGGCTGAAAGATCATGATGCCATTGAGTGGATTAATTTCACAGGCTTACCCGAACATGATTATCACGAGCGGGCTAAGAAATATCTGAAAAAGGGACACTTCGGTTCCACCTTCACTTTCGGTGTGAAAGGCGGATATGACGCAGCCCGTGAATTCATCGAAAATGTAGAGGTTTCCAGTCACTTAGCGAATGTAGGCGATGCCAAAACACTGGTCATACACCCGGCATCTACCACCCACCAGCAACTTACTGAATCCGAACAGCAAGCCAGCGGTGTGAAAGGTGACCTTGTTCGGGTATCAGTTGGCATCGAACATATTGATGATATTATTGAAGATTTCGAAAAAGCCTTTGCCAAAATAAAAGTAACTGCCTAA
- a CDS encoding OsmC family protein: MSTQTTTKPQNEKKLHEAIAGVINAVKNKPENADATFTITSELKHGFHSKINARKFEFISDEPENLGGQNEGPNPIEYVLGALAACQEIVIKAHAGQLGIEVKSVKVDVSGNLDLHGFFALSKSRPGFTNVKYSTTIETEETDPVKLQKLKDITTTNCPVLDIIQNPVPVSGELTYIN, from the coding sequence ATGAGTACTCAAACAACTACAAAACCACAAAATGAAAAAAAACTGCATGAGGCCATCGCCGGTGTTATTAATGCGGTAAAAAATAAACCCGAAAATGCTGATGCTACTTTTACAATTACCTCTGAATTGAAGCACGGATTTCACTCTAAAATTAATGCGCGTAAATTCGAATTCATTTCGGATGAACCGGAAAATTTAGGCGGCCAAAATGAAGGGCCAAACCCTATTGAATATGTATTGGGGGCATTAGCCGCCTGTCAGGAAATCGTGATTAAAGCCCATGCCGGTCAGCTCGGAATAGAAGTAAAGTCAGTAAAAGTAGATGTATCCGGAAACCTGGACTTGCATGGCTTTTTTGCTCTTTCAAAATCAAGACCCGGGTTTACTAATGTAAAGTATAGTACCACTATTGAAACTGAAGAAACCGACCCGGTTAAACTTCAAAAACTAAAAGACATCACGACAACAAATTGTCCGGTACTCGATATCATCCAGAATCCGGTTCCGGTTTCAGGAGAATTAACCTATATCAATTAA
- the metX gene encoding homoserine O-acetyltransferase: MAKPIKHSLNQSFITESGLELKNPQIAYRSWGTLNSKKDNVVLICHALTGNSDADNWWGGLFGKGKPIDPEKHFIICPNILGSCYDSTGPTSLNPETGKAYQADFPKITIRDIVRFNQLLLDKLDISEVELVVGGSLGGMTALEFALMDERIQAAALFAMGKAHSPWAIGISEAQRLAIYADEKWSNGFYDPKYPPAKGLAAARAMAMITYRAPENYEQKFGREIHPEKNIYQVESYLNYQGEKLAGRFDANTYVILSRAMDSHDVSKDRGSFEEVLGNLNKPVLVVGFDSDLLYPIEEQRELASLLPHSQLAELESLYGHDAFLIEFEQLNDQLNSFFNSLKKTKQ, from the coding sequence ATGGCAAAACCAATAAAACATAGCTTAAATCAATCTTTCATTACAGAATCAGGATTAGAGCTAAAAAATCCCCAAATAGCATATCGAAGTTGGGGAACTTTAAATTCGAAAAAAGACAATGTTGTACTCATTTGCCATGCCTTAACCGGCAATTCCGATGCTGATAATTGGTGGGGAGGTCTTTTTGGAAAGGGAAAACCCATCGATCCCGAAAAGCATTTCATTATTTGCCCAAATATTCTAGGAAGTTGTTACGATTCTACCGGGCCGACCAGCCTTAATCCCGAAACCGGAAAAGCTTATCAAGCTGATTTTCCTAAAATAACGATAAGAGACATTGTCCGCTTTAATCAGCTTTTGTTAGATAAACTCGATATCAGTGAAGTTGAATTAGTGGTGGGCGGATCTTTAGGAGGAATGACGGCACTTGAGTTTGCCCTCATGGATGAACGAATTCAAGCCGCAGCATTATTTGCCATGGGTAAGGCACATTCTCCCTGGGCCATTGGAATCAGCGAGGCCCAGCGGCTGGCAATTTACGCTGATGAAAAGTGGAGCAATGGTTTTTATGATCCTAAATATCCTCCCGCAAAAGGACTGGCAGCCGCCCGGGCTATGGCCATGATCACTTATCGTGCACCCGAAAATTATGAACAGAAATTTGGACGAGAAATTCATCCTGAAAAAAACATCTACCAGGTAGAATCCTATCTGAATTACCAGGGAGAAAAACTGGCCGGGCGCTTTGACGCAAATACTTACGTCATTCTTTCCAGGGCAATGGATTCTCATGATGTTTCCAAGGATCGAGGAAGCTTTGAGGAGGTACTTGGAAATTTAAATAAACCCGTTTTAGTAGTTGGCTTTGACAGCGACCTCCTCTATCCAATCGAAGAACAGCGCGAATTGGCAAGCCTCCTTCCTCACAGTCAGCTCGCAGAGTTAGAATCACTCTATGGCCATGATGCCTTTTTGATCGAATTCGAACAGCTCAATGATCAGCTCAACTCATTTTTCAACTCACTTAAAAAAACAAAACAATGA
- a CDS encoding transposase gives MQNKGYKKYRSETVRLKSWDYGWNGVYFVTICMQNRECFFGKVVGISIDDGTYIIERQDFASLYSNSSMGDNSGRNRKMQLSEIGKIAETCWMDTPEHFPFVKLGEFIVMPNHVHGIIIIAKADDARNKTGAKHGIETQNLASLRPGNQNPLNEFGPQSRNLASIIRGFKIGVTKRARKIQPDFKWQSRYYDHIVRDRKSFNTISEYIRNNPVKWATDKYHVR, from the coding sequence ATGCAAAATAAGGGGTATAAGAAATACAGGTCAGAAACAGTTCGATTAAAATCTTGGGATTATGGATGGAATGGGGTCTATTTTGTAACGATTTGTATGCAAAATCGGGAATGTTTTTTTGGAAAGGTGGTTGGTATATCAATTGATGATGGTACCTATATCATAGAGAGGCAAGATTTTGCGTCTCTATATTCAAATTCATCAATGGGAGATAATTCTGGTAGAAATCGAAAAATGCAATTATCCGAAATTGGTAAAATTGCAGAAACCTGTTGGATGGATACCCCGGAACATTTCCCGTTTGTGAAATTGGGTGAATTTATTGTTATGCCCAATCATGTTCATGGGATTATAATTATTGCCAAGGCAGATGATGCTAGAAACAAAACGGGTGCCAAACATGGTATAGAGACGCAAAACCTTGCGTCTCTAAGACCAGGCAACCAAAACCCATTAAATGAATTTGGTCCTCAATCACGAAATTTGGCATCCATTATTCGAGGTTTTAAAATCGGGGTGACAAAAAGAGCACGCAAAATTCAGCCTGATTTCAAATGGCAGTCGAGGTATTATGATCATATCGTAAGAGATAGAAAATCATTTAATACAATATCAGAATACATTCGTAACAACCCGGTTAAATGGGCAACTGACAAATATCACGTTCGATAA
- a CDS encoding P1 family peptidase — MRLSLLLLISILSLQTIYSQDRQRARDLGIKPGILTPGSLNAITDVEGVKVGHRTIIEGNNIRTGVTMIFPHDGDLFKSRVPAAVYVGNGFGKALGFTQVQELGELETPIGLTNTLSIHTVANGITEYVLRQAGNEHVRSVNPVVGETNDGWLNDIRGRHVKIEHVFDAIENAKSGPVEEGSVGAGTGTSALGFKGGIGTSSRTLPEEHGGYTVGVLVQSNFGGVLTINGAPVGEELENHYMASDVPYDVDGSVMMIVATDAPLLSRNLKRLAKRAFLGIARVGGFASNGSGDYVIAFSTSKDVRIKTYSPGSTQTFTELENSATTPLFLAAVEATEEAILNSLFMATTVTGDRGHTQRALPVDEVLDIIKKYNLLEE, encoded by the coding sequence ATGAGGCTTTCCCTTTTATTACTAATATCCATTCTATCCCTTCAAACCATCTATTCCCAGGATCGACAACGGGCTCGTGATCTTGGCATCAAACCCGGAATTCTAACCCCGGGATCTCTAAATGCCATCACCGATGTAGAAGGAGTTAAAGTTGGTCATCGCACCATTATAGAAGGAAATAATATCAGAACAGGGGTTACCATGATCTTTCCTCATGATGGAGATTTATTCAAATCCCGTGTCCCCGCAGCGGTATATGTTGGAAATGGATTTGGCAAGGCATTAGGTTTTACCCAGGTTCAGGAACTGGGAGAACTTGAAACACCAATTGGGTTGACAAACACTCTTAGCATCCATACGGTGGCCAATGGAATAACAGAGTATGTTCTTCGGCAGGCCGGAAATGAACATGTACGATCAGTAAATCCTGTTGTAGGAGAAACCAATGATGGATGGCTGAATGATATTCGTGGGCGACATGTAAAAATTGAGCATGTTTTTGATGCTATAGAAAATGCCAAAAGTGGTCCTGTTGAAGAAGGCAGTGTGGGTGCCGGAACCGGTACTTCAGCGCTGGGATTCAAAGGAGGAATTGGAACTTCGTCCCGAACTCTTCCCGAAGAGCATGGCGGATATACCGTAGGTGTTTTGGTTCAATCCAATTTTGGCGGAGTCCTTACTATAAATGGTGCACCCGTTGGTGAAGAACTTGAAAATCATTACATGGCAAGCGATGTTCCTTATGATGTGGATGGTTCTGTAATGATGATTGTGGCAACAGATGCTCCTTTGCTTTCCCGAAATTTAAAGCGATTAGCAAAACGGGCCTTTTTAGGTATTGCACGGGTAGGCGGATTTGCCTCAAATGGTAGCGGCGATTATGTGATCGCTTTCTCAACAAGTAAAGATGTACGGATCAAGACTTACTCTCCCGGCTCCACCCAAACATTTACAGAATTAGAAAACTCCGCCACAACTCCGCTTTTCCTGGCCGCTGTTGAAGCCACAGAAGAAGCTATTCTAAACTCCTTATTTATGGCCACCACTGTTACCGGCGATCGCGGGCATACGCAAAGGGCTCTTCCTGTCGATGAAGTCTTGGATATAATAAAGAAATACAACTTGCTGGAAGAGTAA
- the mraZ gene encoding division/cell wall cluster transcriptional repressor MraZ, protein MPSFKGQYEHSIDDKGRVAFPAKLRKSLSPAAQERFTVVRGQEPCLYLYPEDEWENVEKKLSRINNFTKKGRLAKRNFLRYAEDVSLDKQNRIALPTDLTTYAEIDGKAVFLGMGEYIEVWDPAKLEEADANLDDGAFEEIFEQVMGDDPETDGV, encoded by the coding sequence GTGCCAAGTTTTAAAGGACAATACGAGCATAGTATAGATGACAAAGGGCGAGTCGCCTTTCCTGCGAAGTTACGCAAATCTCTCAGCCCCGCCGCACAAGAACGCTTCACAGTCGTACGCGGACAAGAACCCTGTCTTTATTTATATCCCGAAGACGAATGGGAAAATGTGGAAAAGAAACTATCCCGTATTAACAACTTCACCAAAAAAGGCCGCCTGGCTAAAAGAAACTTCCTGCGATATGCCGAAGATGTATCTCTGGATAAACAAAACCGTATTGCCCTCCCCACTGATCTTACAACCTATGCAGAGATTGACGGTAAAGCGGTATTCCTTGGAATGGGTGAATATATAGAAGTATGGGATCCCGCCAAACTTGAAGAAGCGGATGCCAACCTCGATGACGGTGCATTTGAAGAAATTTTTGAACAAGTAATGGGAGATGATCCTGAAACCGATGGTGTATGA
- the rsmH gene encoding 16S rRNA (cytosine(1402)-N(4))-methyltransferase RsmH, protein MILKPMVYEMATYHQHIPVLLNESVEALITDKDGLYIDGTLGGGGHSKEILNHLGENGRLYGIDQDDEALEAASSNIGDDSRFIPLKGNFGYLATLLPPQTHGQIAGILLDLGVSTHQIKEPERGFSFQEDGPLDMRMGNLSGVSAYQVVNEYDYEKLRDIIFHYGEEKQSRKIARAIIEARPIETTGELQKVVSSVVNKRFEIKSLARVFQGIRIEVNRELEMLENVMEQSLEVLKPGGRIVAISYHSLEDRIVKRFFKSGNFKGKVEKDFYGNPISPIKPVSKQVIIPTKEEVSVNPAARSAKLRIAEKIDGGES, encoded by the coding sequence ATGATCCTGAAACCGATGGTGTATGAGATGGCTACATATCATCAACATATCCCGGTTTTATTAAATGAATCGGTAGAGGCCCTTATTACAGATAAGGATGGCCTATATATAGATGGCACACTCGGCGGCGGTGGGCATTCCAAAGAAATTTTAAACCATCTTGGTGAAAACGGGCGGCTATACGGCATCGATCAGGATGATGAGGCACTTGAAGCAGCCTCCTCTAATATTGGCGATGATTCCCGTTTTATCCCTTTAAAAGGCAATTTCGGCTATCTGGCCACTCTTCTTCCTCCCCAAACCCACGGTCAGATAGCCGGAATCCTTTTGGATTTAGGTGTTTCAACACACCAGATAAAAGAACCTGAACGAGGATTCAGCTTCCAGGAAGACGGTCCCTTAGATATGCGAATGGGAAATCTTTCCGGGGTATCAGCATACCAGGTTGTAAATGAATATGATTATGAAAAACTGCGTGATATAATTTTCCATTACGGAGAAGAAAAACAAAGCCGGAAAATTGCCCGGGCCATTATCGAAGCCCGACCTATTGAAACAACCGGTGAACTCCAAAAAGTGGTTTCTTCTGTAGTAAACAAACGATTTGAAATTAAATCCTTAGCCCGGGTTTTTCAGGGAATTCGCATTGAAGTAAATCGCGAATTAGAAATGCTGGAAAATGTAATGGAACAGTCATTAGAGGTTTTAAAGCCCGGCGGACGTATTGTAGCTATTTCATACCACTCTCTTGAAGATCGCATTGTAAAGAGATTCTTTAAATCAGGAAACTTTAAAGGAAAAGTGGAAAAAGATTTTTACGGAAACCCGATATCCCCAATCAAACCTGTAAGTAAACAGGTTATTATCCCCACAAAAGAAGAGGTTTCCGTAAATCCTGCGGCCCGAAGCGCTAAACTTCGGATTGCAGAAAAAATAGACGGAGGTGAATCATGA